The following proteins come from a genomic window of Drosophila gunungcola strain Sukarami chromosome 3L unlocalized genomic scaffold, Dgunungcola_SK_2 000031F, whole genome shotgun sequence:
- the LOC128260234 gene encoding uncharacterized protein LOC128260234 encodes MKLFIAALTVCLVAYAAAQLPSSEYLPPVDNAPSQEYLPPVDAAAIGDTKVADDGYRYKTVRKLKFRARHRRDVSEIAEPSNEYLPPVEVELAPELKTVLGDGYRYKTVRRLKFRRHRREAAAEEASAEAAPNGEYLPPAEAVAAPVAAEAETKAAEEGTELAKDGYRYKTVRRLRYRHRH; translated from the exons ATG AAACTCTTCATTGCCGCCCTTACCGTTTGCCTGGTAGCCTACGCAGCCGCCCAGCTCCCCAGCTCGGAATACCTTCCCCCGGTGGACAACGCCCCCAGCCAGGAGTATCTACCGCCCGTGGACGCCGCTGCCATTGGGGACACAAAGGTGGCCGACGATGGCTACCGCTACAAGACGGTGCGCAAGCTCAAGTTCCGCGCCCGCCACCGCCGCGACGTCTCTGAAATCGCGGAGCCCAGCAACGAGTATTTGCCGCCCGTGGAGGTGGAACTGGCCCCCGAGCTGAAGACCGTCCTGGGCGACGGCTACCGCTACAAGACCGTGCGCCGGCTCAAGTTCCGTCGCCACCGCCGCGAGGCTGCCGCCGAGGAGGCTTCCGCCGAGGCCGCCCCCAACGGAGAGTACCTGCCCCCTGCCGAGGCTGTAGCTGCCCCCGTCGCCGCCGAGGCCGAGACCAAGGCCGCCGAGGAGGGAACGGAGCTCGCTAAGGACGGCTACCGCTATAAGACAGTGCGCCGTCTGCGCTACCGCCACCGCCACTAG